A region of Geothermobacter ehrlichii DNA encodes the following proteins:
- the ybgF gene encoding tol-pal system protein YbgF, with the protein MMARLGMIALLASLVLAGCVNPQQQQKVQNDLAEMKRRLAESERAVVALRKELAKGGGQQLATVVRSQADLRADFDAFRQDVLALQGRVEEQQAGGKRFEAELAALRDELQFKVKALEERLAALEARKPAPAPAPQTLSPEDLYQQGLDAIRSGQDFAAGRKALQDFLKRYPDHHLAVNATYWIGEAWYGEKKYENAILQFQDVIEKYGDHPKVAAALLKQGLAFRALKDEANAEVIWRKLVERFPDSPEAAKARAWLKK; encoded by the coding sequence ATGATGGCACGACTCGGAATGATCGCTCTGCTGGCGAGTCTGGTTCTGGCTGGTTGCGTCAATCCCCAGCAACAACAGAAGGTCCAGAACGATCTGGCGGAAATGAAACGCCGCCTGGCCGAAAGCGAGCGGGCCGTTGTCGCCCTGCGCAAGGAGCTGGCGAAGGGCGGCGGGCAGCAGCTGGCAACCGTGGTGCGCTCCCAGGCCGATCTGCGCGCCGATTTTGACGCCTTCCGGCAGGATGTTCTCGCCCTGCAGGGGCGGGTGGAGGAGCAGCAGGCCGGCGGAAAACGGTTTGAGGCCGAGCTGGCGGCGTTGCGCGACGAACTGCAGTTCAAGGTGAAGGCCCTGGAAGAGCGCCTGGCGGCCCTGGAGGCGCGCAAACCGGCGCCGGCGCCAGCGCCGCAGACCCTTTCCCCGGAGGATCTCTATCAGCAGGGGCTCGACGCTATCCGCTCGGGGCAGGATTTCGCCGCCGGGCGCAAGGCCCTGCAGGACTTCCTCAAGCGCTATCCGGACCATCACCTGGCGGTCAACGCCACCTACTGGATCGGCGAGGCCTGGTACGGCGAGAAGAAGTACGAGAACGCCATCCTGCAGTTTCAGGACGTGATCGAAAAGTACGGCGACCACCCGAAGGTGGCCGCCGCCCTGCTCAAGCAGGGGCTGGCCTTTCGCGCCCTGAAGGACGAGGCCAATGCCGAGGTGATCTGGCGCAAGCTGGTGGAGCGTTTTCCCGATTCGCCGGAAGCGGCCAAGGCGAGGGCGTGGCTGAAGAAGTAA
- a CDS encoding cation:proton antiporter domain-containing protein, with protein MLYLHLFTALAVILFGALVGGRLAAKLRLPRVTGYLLAGLFAGPSFAGISGLPELISSDALGELAVVSNLALAIIMVNIGGQFRTDLLRRYRRRIVLFSLGENATTFFAVALGTLLVNQLLQVTVPGLTLGQTSLFLALLLGLIAMATAPAATLMVIREYEASGPVTNTLLTLVGMNNLASVILFVAAEHLLIHGTGDWLLLVARLFGPIAIGGIFGFVLSVWTQRLELRSEYKILLLGGVATCVAVSEALRLDSLLASLVLGITLANSSPRWHRLLESLRQIDYPLYVVFFVLAGANLHLETLGHIGLLGLVYVLARSGGKVAGAWIGARLGRFGPRERRWIGMTLLAQAGVAIGLANGLAESWPQGGQLVQTVVLGAVVIFEIFGPLAVRHGLVHSGEVPLLSLLQKQAPQGTLEGLHSVVHHFRASLGLPAGHQVSDPGDILVRHIMRQNVETIHNDTGYHELLRLVAHSSYDRFPVVDGENRFIGMIAYTEIRNLLFEPDLARLVVASDLITGVRLTVAPDQSLREVLDLFHRHRDVSYFPVVDPDEPDRLLGILSQNDVLAAFRRLAEDA; from the coding sequence ATGCTCTATCTTCATCTCTTCACCGCCCTGGCGGTCATTCTCTTCGGCGCCCTTGTCGGCGGCAGACTGGCGGCGAAACTGCGTCTGCCGCGGGTCACCGGCTACCTGCTCGCCGGCCTGTTCGCCGGTCCCTCCTTCGCCGGGATCAGCGGTCTTCCAGAGCTGATTTCCAGCGATGCCCTGGGCGAACTGGCGGTGGTGAGCAATCTGGCCCTGGCGATCATCATGGTCAACATCGGCGGCCAGTTCCGCACCGATCTGCTTCGCCGCTACCGCCGGCGGATCGTTCTCTTTTCCCTGGGTGAAAACGCCACAACCTTTTTCGCCGTCGCCCTCGGCACCCTGCTGGTCAACCAGCTGCTGCAGGTCACGGTCCCCGGCCTGACCCTGGGGCAGACCTCGCTCTTTCTCGCCCTGCTGCTTGGCCTGATCGCCATGGCCACGGCGCCGGCCGCCACCCTGATGGTCATCCGCGAATACGAAGCCAGCGGGCCGGTGACCAACACCCTGCTCACCCTGGTCGGCATGAACAACCTGGCCTCGGTCATCCTCTTCGTCGCCGCCGAGCATCTGCTGATCCATGGCACCGGCGACTGGCTGCTGCTCGTCGCCCGCCTGTTCGGGCCGATCGCCATCGGCGGCATCTTCGGCTTCGTTCTGTCGGTCTGGACCCAGCGACTCGAGCTGCGCAGCGAATACAAGATTCTGCTGCTCGGCGGCGTCGCCACCTGCGTGGCGGTCAGCGAAGCCCTGCGGCTGGACAGCCTGCTGGCCAGTCTGGTGCTCGGCATCACCCTGGCCAACAGCTCGCCCCGCTGGCACCGGCTGCTCGAATCGCTGCGCCAGATCGACTATCCCCTCTATGTGGTCTTTTTCGTTCTCGCCGGCGCCAACCTGCACCTCGAAACCCTGGGCCACATCGGCCTGCTCGGTCTGGTCTACGTGCTGGCGCGCAGCGGCGGAAAAGTCGCCGGTGCCTGGATCGGCGCCCGGCTCGGCCGCTTCGGACCGCGGGAACGGCGCTGGATCGGCATGACCCTGCTGGCGCAGGCAGGTGTAGCCATCGGGCTGGCCAACGGCCTGGCCGAAAGCTGGCCGCAGGGCGGCCAGCTGGTGCAGACGGTGGTTCTCGGCGCCGTGGTCATCTTCGAGATCTTCGGTCCGCTGGCGGTCCGCCACGGACTGGTCCACTCCGGCGAAGTGCCCCTGCTGTCGCTGCTGCAGAAGCAGGCGCCACAGGGCACCCTGGAGGGGCTGCACAGCGTGGTGCACCATTTTCGCGCTTCGCTTGGCCTGCCGGCCGGACACCAGGTGAGCGATCCGGGGGACATCCTGGTGCGTCACATCATGCGTCAGAACGTGGAAACCATCCACAACGACACCGGCTACCACGAGCTGCTGCGGCTGGTGGCCCACAGCAGTTACGACCGATTCCCGGTGGTCGATGGCGAAAATCGCTTCATCGGCATGATCGCCTATACCGAGATCCGCAACCTGCTGTTCGAGCCCGACCTGGCCAGACTGGTGGTCGCCAGCGACCTGATCACCGGCGTTCGACTGACCGTGGCGCCGGACCAGTCGCTGCGCGAAGTGCTCGATCTCTTTCACCGACACCGGGACGTCAGCTACTTTCCGGTGGTCGACCCGGACGAGCCGGATCGACTGCTCGGCATTCTCAGCCAGAACGACGTACTGGCGGCCTTCCGCCGGCTGGCGGAAGACGCCTGA